A window of Hordeum vulgare subsp. vulgare chromosome 5H, MorexV3_pseudomolecules_assembly, whole genome shotgun sequence genomic DNA:
TGTGATGGATATACATATATGTTTTTTTAATAGACTTAACACCACGTCGATGATATCTGAGTGTGGTCATAGGTGCACACCATCAATATAACGAGTCAGAATCAAAATTGGATCAAAATGATAACGTCTTAGTAAGAAATCTTACTATCCGTTGCAACTTATGGGCCGTTTTGCTAGTACAACTTAAAGAAAATAGTAGCGTTCCTTGTCTACCAGCAAACGCTTCACTAACCGGTTCCCCCCTTCTCACCACGCTCCTCTATTAATTTTTTTATTCCAGCCAATTTTTTGTCACACCACACCCTTTGTCCCCACCTTGCACATTTGCTAACCAGTCATCTTAATTTAATTGCCTTCTTAATTTACTTGAAAAACTTCTCATAAAACTATAAAGTAAATCACGTGCAGGATTTGATAAACATTTATTTACACAATTGTATAAATATGGGCAGTTAGATCACGAGCTAACGTATAAGAATATTCgtatcccgttgcaacgcacgagcattGTCATGGTCAATTTTAAACCCTAGATGATATCCCGCACATTTTTACGGGAATATTTTGCAATATATTTTAATATGATTCATTGTATGAAACATAAATTTAAAGTAATAATGTGATTCGTTGTATTACCCCTCACATTGCTGCGGGAATTTTTTTCCTACCACACGTTTTGCCCCCACCTTCCACGTACGCTAATCAGTCACTTTAATTTACTTACCTTCTAAACCGACTTCACCTTAGTTTAGTTACCAAAACTTTTATGTAAATCACAGTACAGGATTTGATAAAAAATATTTACataatcatatgaatatgcataGTTAGATCACAAGCTAACGTACTAGAATATTCATATACCGTCTCAACGCATAAGCATTGTCGTAGTCATTATTAAACATTAGATTCGGTACAAATACAAATAAATGCGAAAATTACGGGAGAGGTCGAGAAAAGAACATAGCCATTGACACTTTGCACAAGCAATCTTAATAAAAAGATTAAAACATAACTGTCTTTTAGAGTCCCTTCACACTACCTATTTTGTAGTTGCCGCCAACACCCAAAGATGTCGTGACGCACAATAAAAGTTGAGGCAAGCCCGCAACAAATCtagatccaggcccaccatcatcGCTTTTGAGTCTTTGAGAGCGGAAATACGCATGATGCTTGCAACGAGGCACTAATCGATGTGGCATGTCGGTCGAGgatcatctccatgctgatctagATCCAACTCCACTGCTTTCCACCGTTGGAGACAGGGAAGAACGCCAGGACCGCCGCCCATGGACTATCAAATCTAGTTTAGAGTCACAGTCTCTTCCCCGCTACTAACGTTGTCTGGACAGAGAGCAGCCGCCATCTACGAGGAAATACAAATAAGTGCACCGTTTCGAGTGGATGTTAAGCAAACGGGTCCATCGTCCCATCAGCATCGTCTTGGAGGGCAGCGTCGTTGTGAGGAAGAGACCATAGCCAATTTATTCGACGCAACGACGCCCTCACCTATTTGGTGCCATCGGACAAAAACCTAGCCCTACCTGGTttagttttgtttgtttttgtgatgTTTGTCACACAACCGGCGGAAAGTTGTTGTGGCCATGTTATGTTAGTGTTTTGAGTGGGCTTGGCCATATGATGAGAGCCGGTGTGGCTCAGTTGTGTCGTTGTTCGAGTGGGCTTGTTGCGCCGTTTGATTCGATTTTTGTTTGGTTTTTCGTAGTTACCAGGACAACAATCTTGCTAAGTAGGTGAAGCGTGGGAAaatagaaaataagaaagaacagCGTCAAAACGGTGGGGTTGCCTACACAGTCCAAGCAGCTACGTACGATACGATTGATTAGTTACTTGCAAACAGAGACGCTCCCGACCATGAAATTCTATGATGCTACTAGCCGATTCTACCGGAAGTTAATCCCAAGAATGGCACTGTATTTTGAAGATATACCAATACAGTCAGTGCACCTTCCCGAGAACGTGTGACTCAACCAGTAGTTCGTCTCAAACGGTTGAGCAGATTCAGCTGCAGCGCCGGCTACCTTCTCACCCAACTACAGAAACTTCTATCGCCATGCCAACGCACGTACAAACATTCTCAATCTAGCCAACAACCAACCTAATCACGTTCGCACTTTGAGCTGTATATAGATTGCCGGACATTGCCCCATGTCCATACATCGCAGCAGAGCAGAAGAAGCGTCTTGCAATCACCTCCCGCACACGAGAAAAAACTCTTTGCAATCACCTAGCCATGGCTAACAACGCGAGCATGTTGGCCATGATCATGGCGTGCGCGCTCCTCCTCGCCAGCAGCTCGTGCCACGCCGCGCGCAACCTGGCCGATACGACGCccgcggccgccgctccggctgctAGCACCGTACCTGGCCTGCCGGCCGTGCCGGCTTTACCTTCCGTGCCCACGGACACAGTCACCCTGATGCCACCCATGCCATCGGTCACCCTCCCAACCGTGCCGCAGGTGACTCTGCCACCCATGCCGGCCATCGTCGTGCCCAAGGCGGTGTTGCCGCCGATGCCCAAGGTCACCCTCCCCACAGTGACGATGGTTCCGATGCCCGCGATTGTCGTGCCCAAGGTGACGCTGCCGCCGTTGCCCTTCGTCCCGAATGTGAACGTGCCTATGCCGTTTGCAGCGCCACCCCCGTCGGCATAGCCGGTGCTCTCACCCTGTCCATGATGTATTGATGGGGTGTCTTCCATGTGGTCACGACGCTTATGTACTTACTTGCAAGCTCTGCGCTTTAAGCGTGATGTTTCAGTAGATCCTACGTTTTGTTTACGTCTCAGTGTATGTACTCCTAGTCTTTTTTTTAGACGTGTATGTACTCTCAGTCTGATGCTGCTAGCGTTTGACTGTTGAGGAATCGtcccattttatttttttgaagagTCATCCCATTGTATGTATACTTTTTGTTATTTCAATATACACATTATACTATtttgtaagagcatctctaacagccGCGCTTCACATCGCGCGCAAAAAACTTGTTTGTCGCGCACGCTTCGGCTGGTTTAACGTGGCCGTCAacgctggctccaacagccgcgctaaaatgcagcgcgtGCGACTCGCCGGGCATTTCACATATATGACATTTTAAACACAAAATAAgtttgaaacattcatcaaaatgcaatgaacatgCAAATAAACTATCTATATGATGCattgaaaaaataacaagaaTATAAAAGTTGGAAAAAAATTCTACCTTGGGGGCATTTCGTCAAACACGTGGTGCGCGTTGGCAGCCGGCTCAACgagtgagctcgccggcgcttcggTAGCCGCCGCGTCCGTCAAACGCCCTGCAAGCTTCTTTCCCCTCGCCTTCGAGCTGCCGGAGCcgtccgccgccttgttcttctttgcGGATGTCTTGTCCTTCTTCTGCCGCACCGCATTGGGGAGCTttaagggggcggcggcggcacgggacggcgtcggcgcgacgccacccgtcgtcgtggtcatccgcggcggcaagaagaggctgcgcgcgaggccgatgctcggcggagctccggcggtggcGAGGCCACTGCTTCCCGCGCTAGGGTTTCTGCCGGCGGCggcagagggggggggggggggagggtcgCGGCTGTACAGTGGGGTGAGCGGGGTGCCGGCGCGTGCGTCCATGGGTGCAgttcgccggcgccggcgcgcgcGGGGCGTAGGAGGCGGAGAGGAGAGAGTGCGGTGCGAGCGCTCGAGTGTGGCGCGCGCGGAAGCGGGCGCCCCAAATACACCGTGCGAGATAGCGAATCCGACCGCGCGCCCAACTCCTTATAGCACGCGCGCGGTTATTGCGCGCCCCTGGAGCCACCCACCGggttgcgcgcgcgctaaaatgGCCTAATTTTCGGCGCGGCGCTTGTTTAGCGcggctattggagatgctctaatgatTTAAAGATCACTCACCACATAGCCCGTTTCACATTATACTACTTATGTGTCCTGATAATGCCCATGCGTGTGGGCGTTAAGGGATGTTGCCCACACGTCTCGTGTGGTGTGCGAGGAAAACAATGCACACGCCTACGTATGGGCAAAAAGCTAACACCCACATGTCCGGCCTCCTATCTCGCGATCCGCACATCCGGCCTGCCACCTTGCGGTCTCCGTGTGCCCCCGCGTGACAGTTCCACCCAGTTGTCATGTAATACTGAGAAGACATGACAACTGACAAGCATGCGGGCGTGTGCGCGTGACGTCAGTTCCATCACATGTCGGGTTGGCAGCCGCGTGTGGGCGTGCGCGAAACGGGCGTGTGGACGAACTCCTTAACGCCCGCACACCATCCTCTTCCTACGAGGCACAAAAAAACTGTCAAAAAATGTCAAGTTTAGTGCAAACCACAAAGGGACGCGGATCCATGCGTGTGAGTGATTTGCAAACATCCATGCATATGAACGATTTGCAAAcatccatgcgtatgtgtgttatCTTTTCTCCTATTTATGGTATATTGTCTTTGTCTTTCATAACTCTAGTAACATTCGGGACACGACCATGATTAGTGAAGAACACATCTATCATGTAGTTCTGGTCGGTAACAGCATGAGAGCCGGACATAGCAAATCCAACACCCAAATGTTTGCGAATACGTTCGGACGCGTTCACAGACACTGACTGGTCACTTTTTATTTATTGGCTTTCACATCCATATCCCTCATATTCGAACTCCTAAAACCATACAACCCATGCAACACTACGTAAAACTAGATCAACACGCAGTTCATCGGATCACATTGCATCTCCGGACAAAAGAAGCATAGTTCATCATCAGCAAATCCATACTACAAACTACTTAAAACATACTTAAAATACAAAGAAAACGGGAAAGAGCGTAGGAAATCGTTATTTCCTCGCCGACCCCTTCCCCTACTGGTCGTCAACGCGTCTGTGCCCCTCCTCCATATAGGCATCTACGTGCGGAGATGCGTCGTCGTCGGAGCTGGAGGTGGAGCCGTCCGTCAGGTCGGAGCTGCACCTCATGCCCGTCAGCCCGTGGAGCAGGCGGTCCTCCTCCTTGGCATGGTGCTCCACCTTCACCTTTGCTCCCACCTCCGTATTTGCCTCGCGCTCCGACAACTCGAAGGCGAGTC
This region includes:
- the LOC123398643 gene encoding protein PELPK1-like, whose protein sequence is MANNASMLAMIMACALLLASSSCHAARNLADTTPAAAAPAASTVPGLPAVPALPSVPTDTVTLMPPMPSVTLPTVPQVTLPPMPAIVVPKAVLPPMPKVTLPTVTMVPMPAIVVPKVTLPPLPFVPNVNVPMPFAAPPPSA